In a genomic window of Colius striatus isolate bColStr4 chromosome 2, bColStr4.1.hap1, whole genome shotgun sequence:
- the ABCG8 gene encoding ATP-binding cassette sub-family G member 8, with translation MKEATENVSLDSDSWSQVACEGLLARDTIFCSEEDNSLYFTYSGKSNVLEVKELNYQVNTASQIPWYEKLAQMKMPWTWRSDPHSRVSIIQNLNLKVQSGQMLAIIGSTAGGRTSLLDVITCRDHGGKITSGQIMINNKPSTPQLVKKCIAHVRQDDRLLPHLTVRETLLFVAKLRLPKFFSDSQRQKRVEDVIAELRLRQCANTRVGNEHVRGISGGERRRVSIGVQLLWNPGIIILDEPTSGLDSFTAHNLVITLSRLAKGNRLVLLSLHQPRSDIFQLFDLVLLMTSGLTVYSGTARDMVQYFTELGHPCPRYSNPADFYVDLTSIDKQTAEKEKESRKRANTLANLFLEKVRDSDDFLWKVTESDNVETTFSKPRSHLNSEEAINMPHHSSDQLPGVFKQFTILLRRQVSNDFRDASTLLIHGFEALLMSILIGFLYYGHDKNRLSIRDMTALLYMIGALIPFTVILDVIAKCHSERAMLYNDLEDGMYSVSPYYFAKILGELPEHCAFVIIYGIPIYWLANLNPEPERFLLNFLSVWLAVYSARTMALWVAALLPTLQLSAFLGNVLFTSFYLSGGFVISLENLWTVPLWVSKISFLRWNFQSTMQIQFADITYEMTLGNATFQIPGKLVISALDLDSHPLYVSYLVLAANVCSFLLLYYLSLRFIKQKSRQDC, from the exons ATGAAGGAAGCCACTGAAAATGTCTCTCTGGACAGTGACAGCTGGAGCCAAGTGGCATGCGAGGGCTTGCTG GCCCGGGATACTATTTTTTGTTCTGAGGAAGATAATAGTCTGTATTTCACATACAGTGGAAAATCAAATGTTCTCGAGGTCAAAGAACTCAACTATCAG GTTAACACGGCATCACAAATTCCATGGTATGAAAAGCTTGCACAGATGAAAATGCCCTGGACTTGGAGATCAGATCCTCATTCTCGTGTGTCAATAATCCAGAATCTGAATTTAAAGGTTCAAAGTGGTCAGATGCTAGCTATCATAGGAAGCACTG ctggtggaAGGACATCCTTGCTCGATGTGATAACCTGCCGGGATCATGGAGGCAAAATCACATCTGGTCAAATCATGATCAATAACAAACCCAGCACTCCCCAGCTTGTTAAGAAATGCATAGCACATGTGCGGCAGGATGACCGACTGCTTCCCCACCTGACTGTCAGAGAAACACTATTGTTCGTTGCCAAACTGCGCCTTCCAAAGTTTTTTTCAGACtcacaaaggcaaaaaagg GTAGAAGATGTTATAGCAGAGCTCCGCCTGCGTCAGTGTGCAAACACAAGGGTAGGGAACGAGCACGTCCGTGGCATTTCAGGTGGCGAGAGGCGGAGAGTGAGCATCGGTGTGCAGCTGCTCTGGAACCCAG GAATAATCATACTTGATGAACCCACATCTGGACTGGACAGTTTTACTGCACATAACCTTGTGATAACATTATCCAGACTGGCCAAAGGAAACAGATTAGTTCTTCTTTCACTTCATCAGCCTCGGTCAGATATCTTTCAACTGTTTGATTTAGTTCTTCTGATGACTTCTGGACTCACTGTCTATTCTGGAACAGCTAGAGACATGGTCCAGTATTTCACAGAACTAGGCCATCCCTGCCCAAGGTACAGCAATCCTGCAGATTTCTATG TTGACTTGACCAGTATTGATAAACAGactgcagaaaaggagaaggaaagtcGAAAAAGAGCAAACACTCTTGCCAACTTGTTCCTAGAAAAAGTCAGGGATTCTGACGATTTCTTATGGAAAGTTACTGAGAGCGACAACGTTGAAACCACCTTCAGCAAGCCAAG GTCCcatttaaattcagaagaggCTATCAACATGCCTCACCATTCGAGTGATCAGTTACCAGGAGTCTTCAAGCAGTTCACTATATTGTTGAG GCGTCAAGTCTCCAACGACTTCAGAGATGCTTCAACACTATTAATCCATGGATTTGAGGCCCTTCTCATGTCAATATTAATTGGATTTTTGTACTATGGCCATGACAAAAACAGACTCTCTATTCGTGACATGACAGCGCTATTGTACATGATAGGTGCACTAATTCCGTTCACAGTGATTTTGGATGTCATTGCCAAAT GTCACTCGGAAAGAGCTATGCTTTATAATGACTTGGAAGATGGCATGTATTCTGTTAGCCCCTACTACTTTGCTAAG ATTCTGGGGGAGCTTCCAGAACACTGCGCTTTTGTGATCATTTATGGGATTCCCATCTACTGGTTGGCAAACCTCAACCCAGAGCCAGAACGTTTCCTGCTGAACTTCCTCTCGGTGTGGTTGGCTGTATACAGCGCCCGCACGATGGCACTTTGGGTGGCAGCACTGCTGCCGACGTTGCAGCTCTCGGCCTTTCTGGGCAATGTCCTCTTCACATCTTTCTACCTGAGTGGTGGCTTTGTGATAAGCCTGGAAAACCTCTGGACAG ttccaCTCTGGGTTTCTAAAATCTCTTTTCTCAGATGGAATTTCCAAAGCACGATGCAAATTCAGTTTGCTGACATCACATATGAAATGACTCTTGGAAATGCTACTTTCCAAATACCAGGGAAACTT